In a single window of the Danio rerio strain Tuebingen ecotype United States chromosome 20, GRCz12tu, whole genome shotgun sequence genome:
- the unc93a gene encoding protein unc-93 homolog A isoform X1 has protein sequence MKKIMSRNTKNVLVVSFGFLLLFTAYGGLQSLQSSLNAEEGMGVISLSVIYAAIILSSMFLPPIMIKNLGCKWTIVVSMGCYVAYSFGNLAPGWASLMSTSAILGMGGSPLWSAKCTYLTISGNRQGQKHNKKGQDLINQYFGIFFFIFQSSGVWGNLMSSLIFGQDQNIVEVPKENLEFCGVSTCLDNFTVIGNSTRPSKHLVDTLLGCYIGVGLLAIIFVAVFLDNIDRDEAKEFRSTKGNKSFWDTFLATFKLLRDPRLLLLIPLTMYSGFEQSFLSGEYTKNYVTCALGIHNVGFVMICFAASNSLCSFAFGRLAQYTGRIALFCLAAAINLGSFLGLLYWKPHPDQLAIFFVFPALWGMADAVWQTQTNALYGILFAKNKEAAFANYRMWESLGFVIAFAYSTFICLSTKIYIALAVLALTMVTYLYVEYNEYKHPTPQVTEDFLKPIKPKLKDDKEDNIISQTQL, from the exons ATGAAAAAAATTATGAGCCGAAACACCAAAAATGTCTTGGTGGTTTCTTTTGGATTTTTGTTATTATTCACAGCATATGGAGGGCTGCAAAGTTTACAG AGCAGTCTCAATGCTGAGGAAGGAATGGGTGTGATTTCGCTCAGTGTCATCTATGCAGCCATCATTCTGTCCTCGATGTTTCTGCCACCAATTATGATTAAAAATCTGGGCTGTAAATGGACCATTGTCGTTTCTATGGGTTGTTACGTGGCGTATTCCTTTGGAAACCTAGCGCCAGGCTG GGCAAGTCTGATGTCCACCTCTGCCATCCTGGGAATGGGAGGTTCACCGCTGTGGTCTGCAAAATGCACTTATCTTACAATAAGTGGAAACAGGCAAGGCcagaaacacaacaaaaaagGCCAGGATCTCATCAACCAATATTTTGGAATCTTTTTCTTCATCTTTCAGTCTTCTGGAGTATGGGGAAACCTCATGTCATCTCTGATATTTGGCCAGGACCAAAATATAG TTGAAGTCCCCAAGGAGAACCTGGAGTTCTGCGGTGTGTCAACATGCCTGGACAATTTCACTGTCATTGGAAACTCAACCCGTCCATCAAAACACCTTGTCGATACACTACTAGGCTGTTACATCG GTGTGGGGCTTCTGGCCATTATTTTCGTGGCGGTGTTCCTGGACAATATAGATCGAGATGAGGCTAAAGAGTTTCGCAGCACTAAGGGCAACAAATCCTTTTGGGACACCTTTCTGGCCACCTTCAAGCTCCTGAGAGACCCCAGATTGTTGCTGCTCATCCCGTTGACCATGTACAGTGGATTTGAGCAAAGTTTTCTTTCTGGTGAATACACAAAG AACTACGTGACTTGTGCGTTAGGAATACATAACGTTGGTTTCGTGATGATCTGCTTTGCAGCTTCAAACTCTCTGTGTTCATTTGCGTTTGGGAGACTGGCTCAGTACACTGGAAGAATTGCCCTCTTCTGCTTGG CTGCAGCAATAAACCTGGGCTCTTTTCTGGGTCTTTTGTACTGGAAGCCTCATCCAGACCAGCTGGCCATCTTCTTCGTGTTTCCGGCCCTCTGGGGAATGGCAGACGCTGTGTGGCAAACACAAACCAATG CACTTTATGGCATCCTCTTTGCTAAGAATAAAGAAGCAGCTTTCGCCAACTATCGCATGTGGGAGTCACTGGGTTTCGTCATAGCATTTGCTTACAGCACATTCATCTGCCTGTCCACCAAGATCTACATAGCTTTGGCAGTTCTGGCTCTTACTATGGTAACTTACCTTTACGTGGAGTACAACGAGTACAAGCATCCGACTCCACAAGTTACTGAGGACTTCCTCAAACCAATCAAGCCCAAGCTGAAAGACGACAAAGAAGACAATATTATTTCCCAGACgcaactgtaa
- the unc93a gene encoding protein unc-93 homolog A isoform X2: protein MKKIMSRNTKNVLVVSFGFLLLFTAYGGLQSLQSSLNAEEGMGVISLSVIYAAIILSSMFLPPIMIKNLGCKWTIVVSMGCYVAYSFGNLAPGWASLMSTSAILGMGGSPLWSAKCTYLTISGNRQGQKHNKKGQDLINQYFGIFFFIFQSSGVWGNLMSSLIFGQDQNIVEVPKENLEFCGVSTCLDNFTVIGNSTRPSKHLVDTLLGCYIGVGLLAIIFVAVFLDNIDRDQAKEFRSTKGNKSFLFILFWISF, encoded by the exons ATGAAAAAAATTATGAGCCGAAACACCAAAAATGTCTTGGTGGTTTCTTTTGGATTTTTGTTATTATTCACAGCATATGGAGGGCTGCAAAGTTTACAG AGCAGTCTCAATGCTGAGGAAGGAATGGGTGTGATTTCGCTCAGTGTCATCTATGCAGCCATCATTCTGTCCTCGATGTTTCTGCCACCAATTATGATTAAAAATCTGGGCTGTAAATGGACCATTGTCGTTTCTATGGGTTGTTACGTGGCGTATTCCTTTGGAAACCTAGCGCCAGGCTG GGCAAGTCTGATGTCCACCTCTGCCATCCTGGGAATGGGAGGTTCACCGCTGTGGTCTGCAAAATGCACTTATCTTACAATAAGTGGAAACAGGCAAGGCcagaaacacaacaaaaaagGCCAGGATCTCATCAACCAATATTTTGGAATCTTTTTCTTCATCTTTCAGTCTTCTGGAGTATGGGGAAACCTCATGTCATCTCTGATATTTGGCCAGGACCAAAATATAG TTGAAGTCCCCAAGGAGAACCTGGAGTTCTGCGGTGTGTCAACATGCCTGGACAATTTCACTGTCATTGGAAACTCAACCCGTCCATCAAAACACCTTGTCGATACACTACTAGGCTGTTACATCG GTGTGGGGCTACTGGCCATTATTTTCGTGGCGGTGTTCCTGGACAATATAGATCGAGATCAGGCTAAAGAGTTTCGCAGCACTAAGGGCAACAaatcctttttatttatattattctggatttcattttaa
- the unc93a gene encoding protein unc-93 homolog A, translated as MSRNTKNVLVVSFGFLLLFTAYGGLQSLQSSLNAEEGMGVISLSVIYAAIILSSMFLPPIMIKNLGCKWTIVVSMGCYVAYSFGNLAPGWASLMSTSAILGMGGSPLWSAKCTYLTISGNRQGQKHNKKGQDLINQYFGIFFFIFQSSGVWGNLMSSLIFGQDQNIVPKENLEFCGVSTCLDNFTVIGNSTRPSKHLVDTLLGCYIGVGLLAIIFVAVFLDNIDRDEAKEFRSTKGNKSFWDTFLATFKLLRDPRLLLLIPLTMYSGFEQSFLSGEYTKNYVTCALGIHNVGFVMICFAASNSLCSFAFGRLAQYTGRIALFCLAAAINLGSFLGLLYWKPHPDQLAIFFVFPALWGMADAVWQTQTNALYGILFAKNKEAAFANYRMWESLGFVIAFAYSTFICLSTKIYIALAVLALTMVTYLYVEYNEYKHPTPQVTEDFLKPIKPKLKDDKEDNIISQTQL; from the exons ATGAGCCGAAACACCAAAAATGTCTTGGTGGTTTCTTTTGGATTTTTGTTATTATTCACAGCATATGGAGGGCTGCAAAGTTTACAG AGCAGTCTCAATGCTGAGGAAGGAATGGGTGTGATTTCGCTCAGTGTCATCTATGCAGCCATCATTCTGTCCTCGATGTTTCTGCCACCAATTATGATTAAAAATCTGGGCTGTAAATGGACCATTGTCGTTTCTATGGGTTGTTACGTGGCGTATTCCTTTGGAAACCTAGCGCCAGGCTG GGCAAGTCTGATGTCCACCTCTGCCATCCTGGGAATGGGAGGTTCACCGCTGTGGTCTGCAAAATGCACTTATCTTACAATAAGTGGAAACAGGCAAGGCcagaaacacaacaaaaaagGCCAGGATCTCATCAACCAATATTTTGGAATCTTTTTCTTCATCTTTCAGTCTTCTGGAGTATGGGGAAACCTCATGTCATCTCTGATATTTGGCCAGGACCAAAATATAG TCCCCAAGGAGAACCTGGAGTTCTGCGGTGTGTCAACATGCCTGGACAATTTCACTGTCATTGGAAACTCAACCCGTCCATCAAAACACCTTGTCGATACACTACTAGGCTGTTACATCG GTGTGGGGCTTCTGGCCATTATTTTCGTGGCGGTGTTCCTGGACAATATAGATCGAGATGAGGCTAAAGAGTTTCGCAGCACTAAGGGCAACAAATCCTTTTGGGACACCTTTCTGGCCACCTTCAAGCTCCTGAGAGACCCCAGATTGTTGCTGCTCATCCCGTTGACCATGTACAGTGGATTTGAGCAAAGTTTTCTTTCTGGTGAATACACAAAG AACTACGTGACTTGTGCGTTAGGAATACATAACGTTGGTTTCGTGATGATCTGCTTTGCAGCTTCAAACTCTCTGTGTTCATTTGCGTTTGGGAGACTGGCTCAGTACACTGGAAGAATTGCCCTCTTCTGCTTGG CTGCAGCAATAAACCTGGGCTCTTTTCTGGGTCTTTTGTACTGGAAGCCTCATCCAGACCAGCTGGCCATCTTCTTCGTGTTTCCGGCCCTCTGGGGAATGGCAGACGCTGTGTGGCAAACACAAACCAATG CACTTTATGGCATCCTCTTTGCTAAGAATAAAGAAGCAGCTTTCGCCAACTATCGCATGTGGGAGTCACTGGGTTTCGTCATAGCATTTGCTTACAGCACATTCATCTGCCTGTCCACCAAGATCTACATAGCTTTGGCAGTTCTGGCTCTTACTATGGTAACTTACCTTTACGTGGAGTACAACGAGTACAAGCATCCGACTCCACAAGTTACTGAGGACTTCCTCAAACCAATCAAGCCCAAGCTGAAAGACGACAAAGAAGACAATATTATTTCCCAGACgcaactgtaa